The following are encoded together in the Rhodospirillaceae bacterium genome:
- a CDS encoding cyclic nucleotide-binding domain-containing protein — MAKSGFTSYTYEVFYQANGRWTVDLACTNRQEAIARSDVLLNANKYEAVKVTRENDATGKVENILEESTGQKSDKVIKIAPIEEAPVCKELSDYYQFDSRRTIGRLMRQYLDDQFITSFELLFDLGRMNMLERNDTLLSKAMQRVGSLQAKSVGTKPHERVDVLYRDFSQIKDRARESRDNQKYADILKAGGMSALIKEVTEAITPENHDQFILGALASCVSKGRDWDSKLEILIDLAEPETDETALAYLDDVIAEILDAPSAVNELIGRQTDAAAAYRTLIHLSAGRAQVPDYLRSCLKHLNLLMAEKNLPVSKGILLDRVCRGLKSVTPLTKEGFEADKAAFSTLIRYTIGLAGLEGDKDMAEAVVLRAKSLMGDDGADLPVDQTIGNVLNFFPNRAIKLGFLLDLSRTELMKTYATVILTSLLSLVEQLKNLSSLFPSETSTELIIASVDALREKLGMGGIPEDMQKSFASSLDRLVKEREASDAASKNKNLSKYFAVDDEKETMLKVPSVPKNASSGDILFNEGDEGTEAYIVKKGEVEIFRRLGNREIVLATLGPGSIIGEMSLIDNQPRMASGRALTNTELLTISQRNLHYRLEKVESNDQVLRRLLDVLVERARGYVRTAE; from the coding sequence ATGGCGAAGTCAGGTTTTACCAGTTACACCTATGAAGTCTTTTATCAAGCAAACGGCAGATGGACTGTCGATTTGGCCTGCACAAACCGGCAGGAGGCAATAGCGCGTTCAGACGTTCTGTTGAACGCCAATAAATACGAAGCTGTTAAAGTCACGCGGGAAAATGACGCCACCGGCAAAGTCGAAAACATACTCGAAGAAAGCACGGGACAAAAATCCGATAAAGTCATCAAGATTGCTCCGATTGAAGAAGCGCCTGTCTGCAAAGAACTCTCAGACTATTACCAGTTCGACTCCCGCCGCACTATTGGTCGCCTGATGCGGCAATATTTGGACGATCAGTTTATAACTTCGTTCGAACTTTTATTCGATCTTGGTCGTATGAATATGCTTGAGCGAAACGACACCCTGCTCAGTAAAGCCATGCAACGGGTTGGTTCGCTGCAAGCGAAATCGGTCGGCACCAAACCACATGAGCGAGTTGATGTGCTTTACCGTGATTTCAGCCAAATCAAGGACCGTGCGCGAGAGTCACGCGACAATCAGAAATATGCAGATATTCTAAAGGCAGGCGGAATGTCGGCGCTGATCAAAGAAGTGACTGAAGCCATCACGCCGGAAAACCATGATCAATTTATACTGGGGGCGTTGGCGTCCTGTGTATCAAAAGGACGCGACTGGGACTCCAAGCTGGAAATACTCATCGACTTGGCCGAACCCGAGACAGATGAAACAGCCCTCGCCTATCTGGATGATGTTATCGCCGAAATTCTCGATGCACCGTCGGCGGTCAACGAGTTAATCGGCCGCCAGACCGATGCCGCTGCGGCATACCGAACGCTTATACATTTGAGCGCCGGACGGGCGCAGGTGCCGGACTATCTAAGAAGCTGCTTGAAACACCTCAATTTATTAATGGCGGAAAAGAATCTTCCCGTTTCCAAGGGCATATTATTGGATCGGGTTTGTCGCGGGCTCAAGAGTGTAACCCCCCTTACCAAAGAAGGTTTCGAAGCTGATAAAGCTGCCTTTTCGACTCTCATTCGCTACACCATCGGTCTTGCTGGCCTGGAGGGCGACAAAGATATGGCAGAGGCCGTTGTACTACGGGCTAAGAGCTTAATGGGAGATGACGGCGCTGACCTACCCGTTGATCAAACGATTGGTAATGTATTGAACTTCTTTCCTAATCGCGCGATCAAACTGGGGTTTTTGTTAGATTTGAGTCGAACCGAGTTGATGAAAACCTATGCCACCGTCATCCTCACGTCCCTTCTGAGCTTAGTCGAGCAATTAAAAAATCTATCATCCTTGTTTCCATCTGAGACCAGTACCGAATTGATTATTGCCTCTGTTGACGCCCTGAGAGAAAAACTCGGAATGGGCGGCATACCTGAGGATATGCAAAAATCCTTTGCTTCCTCTTTGGACCGTTTGGTTAAAGAACGCGAAGCCTCTGACGCCGCATCAAAGAATAAAAATCTTTCAAAATATTTTGCGGTAGATGATGAAAAGGAAACGATGCTCAAGGTGCCGAGCGTTCCAAAAAACGCGAGTTCAGGCGATATTCTTTTTAATGAAGGAGACGAAGGTACAGAAGCTTACATCGTGAAGAAGGGCGAGGTTGAAATCTTTCGAAGATTGGGTAACCGCGAAATTGTCTTAGCGACGCTAGGACCGGGATCCATTATCGGCGAAATGTCGCTGATCGATAATCAGCCACGGATGGCATCCGGACGCGCCCTAACGAACACTGAATTGCTCACCATATCCCAGAGAAATTTGCACTATCGGTTGGAGAAGGTCGAATCTAACGATCAGGTATTGCGGCGTCTGTTGGATGTCCTGGTTGAGAGAGCACGGGGCTATGTTCGAACGGCAGAATAG
- a CDS encoding MFS transporter — MSALNFSSARRVDGQSSVMLVGLGHGAIHWVAATYILLMEFIRTDLGLTYLETTFFGTIFYIASFSTNLFSGPAIDLFGRRVIFQGISLIIGAVALALFIMSPNYAVLCALIAVIGMSNNLWHPAAISFLSSRHPESRGYVLAIHASGANLGDLIAPAVVGALMMWLGVWQTTAAIATIPVFVVAAIIFIYLLPKDTPLEKPETPKGSSSLSGYFSGFSSAFKNRLVLGLALMAGFRSMAQTGLLIFVPLYVASRFGGDALAMGAAMSVMQIGGLIAGLIAGTVSDTVGRKPIALGGTLSTTLVIFALAFIDNQTVFVVGVAILGFFLYAIRPVVHSWLMDMVPPHLGGSATSVMFGTQSILSTLTPIIGGLIADAYGLVYVFYFLAGLMLISNLITMTLPNTGKPADSAPNA; from the coding sequence TTGTCTGCCCTAAATTTCTCGTCCGCGCGCCGTGTAGACGGCCAAAGTTCTGTCATGCTGGTGGGGCTTGGTCACGGAGCCATCCATTGGGTGGCGGCCACCTATATCCTGTTGATGGAATTCATCCGAACTGATCTGGGCCTCACTTACCTAGAAACGACATTTTTTGGCACGATATTTTATATCGCCTCGTTCTCCACAAACCTATTCAGTGGGCCGGCAATCGACCTGTTCGGTCGACGCGTTATTTTTCAGGGAATATCCTTAATTATCGGTGCGGTTGCCCTGGCTTTGTTCATCATGAGCCCGAATTACGCAGTATTGTGTGCCCTAATCGCGGTTATTGGGATGTCTAACAACCTGTGGCATCCGGCCGCAATTTCCTTTTTATCATCCAGACATCCTGAGAGCCGTGGATACGTTCTGGCCATTCATGCATCCGGCGCCAACCTAGGCGACCTTATTGCACCTGCGGTCGTGGGTGCCTTGATGATGTGGCTCGGTGTGTGGCAGACAACGGCGGCAATCGCGACAATTCCAGTATTTGTGGTCGCAGCGATCATCTTTATTTATTTGCTGCCTAAAGATACTCCCCTGGAAAAGCCAGAAACGCCGAAAGGCTCTTCTTCCCTCAGTGGGTATTTTTCCGGATTTTCCAGCGCCTTTAAAAATCGATTGGTCTTAGGTCTGGCGCTTATGGCCGGATTTAGAAGCATGGCGCAAACCGGGCTTTTGATTTTTGTGCCCCTATATGTCGCGAGCCGCTTTGGCGGCGATGCCCTCGCCATGGGTGCCGCGATGTCTGTCATGCAGATCGGTGGGCTCATTGCGGGACTCATCGCAGGAACGGTGTCAGACACTGTTGGCCGGAAGCCAATCGCCTTAGGAGGAACTTTATCAACAACTCTGGTTATATTTGCGCTGGCGTTTATAGATAATCAGACGGTGTTTGTCGTTGGCGTTGCCATCCTCGGATTCTTCCTCTACGCCATACGGCCCGTCGTCCATAGCTGGTTAATGGATATGGTTCCACCGCACTTAGGCGGTTCCGCCACCAGCGTTATGTTTGGCACCCAAAGCATACTTTCCACGCTGACGCCGATCATCGGTGGCTTAATTGCCGATGCGTATGGATTGGTATATGTCTTCTATTTCCTGGCCGGCCTGATGTTAATTTCTAATCTAATTACCATGACCCTGCCAAATACAGGGAAGCCCGCCGATTCGGCACCAAACGCGTAA